Proteins co-encoded in one Phalacrocorax carbo chromosome 5, bPhaCar2.1, whole genome shotgun sequence genomic window:
- the C1QL2 gene encoding complement C1q-like protein 2, with protein sequence MAVALLVAVPLLLLQAPAESGAHYEMMGTCRMICDPYSGGRPPGPGSTAAVEALQDLGANPAPPFVQGPKGEPGRPGKPGPRGPPGEPGPPGPRGPPGERGEAGKPGLPGLALAGAGGGGSGGGAAAGGEAAGGLSAAFSGPRIAFYVGLKSPHEGYEVLKFDDVVTNLGNHYDPASGKFTCQVRGIYFFTYHILMRGGDGTSMWADLCKNGQVRASAIAQDADQNYDYASNSVVLHLDSGDEVYVKLDGGKAHGGNNNKYSTFSGFLLYPD encoded by the exons ATGGCCGTCGCCCTGCTCGTCGCcgtgcccctgctgctgctccaggcgCCCGCCGAGAGCGGCGCCCACTACGAGATGATGGGCACCTGCCGCATGATCTGCGACCCGTACagcggcggccgcccgcccggccccggcagcaCCGCCGCCGTGGAGGCCCTGCAGGACCTGGGCGCCAACCCCGCGCCGCCCTTCGTCCAGGGACCCAAGGGGGAGCCGGGCCGGCCGGGCAAGCCGGGTCCCCGCGGGCCCCCCGGGGAACCGGGCCCGCCGGGTCCGCGGGGCccgccgggggagcggggcgagGCGGGGAAGCCGGGGCTGCCCGGGCTGGCGCTGGCGggcgcgggaggcggcgggagcggcggcggggcggcggcgggcggcgaggcGGCGGGAGGGCTGAGCGCCGCCTTCAGCGGGCCGCGCATCGCCTTCTACGTGGGGCTAAAGAGCCCCCACGAGGGCTACGAGGTCCTCAAGTTCGACGACGTGGTCACCAACCTGGGCAACCACTACGACCCGGCCAGCGGCAAGTTCACCTGCCAGGTGCGAGGGATCTACTTCTTCACCTACCACATCCTCATGCGCGGCGGCGACGGCACCAGCATGTGGGCCGACCTCTGCAAGAACGGGCAG GTGCGGGCCAGTGCCATCGCCCAAGACGCGGACCAGAACTACGACTATGCCAGCAACAGCGTGGTGCTGCACCTGGACTCCGGTGACGAGGTGTACGTCAAGCTGGACGGAGGCAAAGCGCACGGAGGCAACAACAATAAGTACAGCACTTTCTCTGGCTTTCTTTTATACCCCGATTAA